In a single window of the Acidobacteriaceae bacterium genome:
- a CDS encoding alginate lyase family protein: MPPLSIGVSRDSISASRPPGSGISSFHLAIEEISLKFHLRSILFLTALQSASLLAAAPLHSPWDTHPVHATNASYACPASAHLPVDFVTNGFYADNDPTHSIIDPVKQKAYNETSGPIKHEGNVIVAAADAFRTTGSADAARCVLQHLEADARDNALTGKMSSSQAYYVQGWVAGAAAIGWLKIDANARATAAQRSLILSWLQKEADLTRDYYDEHQRKTHTDAQNHFYWAAVQVAATGIAANNESDFDWAMQRAKDGIDAIQPDGTLPEEMRRGKRALHYHLYAASPLVMLAELGLPNGVDPYAENHGALRKLVEVSTHGLVDSSLFDNRTHLRQERPDPPSAEAIGWAEPYNRRFPDPAITKLLASQPDHSYMYLGGLPPP; encoded by the coding sequence ATGCCTCCTCTCTCTATCGGCGTCAGCCGCGACTCCATTAGCGCCTCACGTCCGCCGGGCAGCGGAATATCATCATTCCATCTCGCTATTGAGGAGATTTCGTTGAAGTTTCATCTCCGCTCGATCCTTTTTCTCACCGCGCTCCAATCCGCATCTCTCCTCGCCGCGGCACCGCTGCACTCACCCTGGGACACCCATCCAGTCCACGCCACCAACGCGTCCTACGCCTGTCCCGCTTCCGCGCACCTGCCCGTCGATTTCGTCACCAATGGCTTCTATGCCGACAACGATCCCACGCACTCCATCATCGATCCCGTAAAACAGAAGGCTTACAACGAGACCTCTGGCCCCATAAAGCACGAAGGCAATGTCATCGTCGCCGCAGCTGACGCCTTTCGCACCACCGGCTCCGCCGACGCAGCCCGCTGCGTTCTCCAGCATCTCGAAGCCGACGCGCGCGACAACGCACTCACCGGCAAAATGTCCTCCAGCCAGGCCTACTATGTGCAAGGTTGGGTCGCCGGCGCCGCAGCCATCGGCTGGCTCAAAATCGACGCCAACGCACGCGCCACAGCAGCACAACGCAGCCTCATCCTCTCCTGGCTCCAGAAGGAAGCTGACCTGACCCGCGACTATTACGACGAGCATCAGCGCAAGACACACACCGACGCCCAAAATCACTTCTACTGGGCCGCCGTTCAAGTCGCGGCCACCGGCATCGCCGCAAACAACGAAAGCGACTTCGACTGGGCCATGCAGCGCGCAAAGGACGGCATCGACGCCATTCAGCCCGACGGCACGCTCCCTGAAGAGATGCGCCGCGGCAAGCGCGCTCTTCACTACCATCTCTACGCCGCCTCGCCACTCGTCATGCTCGCCGAGCTCGGCCTCCCCAACGGCGTCGACCCCTACGCCGAAAATCACGGCGCGCTCAGGAAGCTCGTCGAAGTCTCCACCCACGGCCTCGTCGACTCTTCCCTCTTCGACAACCGCACCCACCTCCGGCAGGAGCGCCCCGACCCTCCATCCGCCGAAGCCATCGGCTGGGCCGAGCCCTACAACCGCCGCTTCCCTGACCCCGCCATCACCAAGCTGCTCGCCTCACAGCCTGATCACAGCTACATGTACCTCGGCGGTCTCCCTCCTCCTTGA
- a CDS encoding hydantoinase/oxoprolinase family protein: MRIAIDTGGTFTDCVYLDAGTLRVLKLRSTPSNPATAVVNGLRAIGQPHGLEVRHGTTVGTNAMLERKGARVAFVTTAGFEDTIAIGRQARPRLYDLFSPGPACLVPEALRFGINERVTPETDLLHEPDKSELNELAQRIAATNAESIAISTLFSFLRPNNELLIETALRKLNLPISTSHRILPEFREYERASTVVTNAYLMPLMQSYLLSLEQQIASEFTGSTVHVMQSSGGIIPAATAAAEPVRTILSGPAGGVIAASKIATAAGFPRLIGLDMGGTSTDVFLIDTTQGPLQLRSESQISGLPVSVPMLDVHTVGAGGGSLARFDSGGLLRVGPESAGSDPAPICFGNGEKPTVTDANLILGRLDDQRFVDGTVALNIDRAREAFSQHKGLLSSVEEFAEGILRVVESNMERAIRFVSIERGHDPRDFALLAFGGGGPLHACALARSLRISRVIVPAIPGALSAMGILLADTTRELSRTVMLPGSMLHELNRHFETLQADIPAEFSSEDSLSLERSLDLRYKGQGYELNVPCTADAAEAFHALHQRHFGFSDRNRQIEIVNLRLRLRIPAEPFSFRETPPRKSDGSQALRGTKQIYFSGAWFASATYDRDLLRPGDSISGPALIGEYTSTTVLPPDCSLEVDGFSNLIIAIPTGDTR; this comes from the coding sequence TTGCGCATAGCCATCGACACAGGCGGAACCTTCACCGATTGCGTCTACCTCGACGCCGGAACACTCCGCGTCCTCAAACTCCGCTCCACACCTTCGAACCCGGCCACAGCCGTCGTCAACGGCCTCCGCGCCATCGGCCAGCCTCACGGTCTCGAGGTCCGCCACGGCACCACCGTCGGCACCAACGCCATGCTCGAGCGCAAAGGCGCCCGCGTGGCCTTCGTCACCACCGCGGGCTTCGAGGACACCATCGCCATCGGTCGCCAGGCCCGCCCCCGCCTCTACGACCTCTTCAGTCCCGGCCCCGCCTGCCTCGTCCCTGAAGCCCTCCGCTTCGGCATCAACGAACGCGTCACCCCGGAAACCGATCTGCTCCACGAACCCGACAAGAGCGAGTTGAACGAACTCGCCCAACGCATCGCAGCCACCAACGCCGAATCCATCGCCATCTCCACGCTCTTCAGTTTCCTTCGCCCAAACAACGAACTCCTGATTGAAACCGCTCTTCGCAAACTCAACCTCCCGATCTCGACCTCGCATCGCATCCTTCCCGAGTTCCGCGAGTACGAGCGTGCCTCCACGGTAGTCACCAACGCCTACCTGATGCCCCTCATGCAGAGCTACCTGCTGTCGCTCGAGCAGCAGATCGCCTCAGAGTTCACCGGCAGCACCGTACACGTCATGCAGTCGTCCGGCGGCATCATTCCGGCCGCAACCGCCGCCGCCGAACCCGTCCGCACCATCCTCTCCGGCCCCGCCGGCGGAGTCATCGCCGCCTCCAAGATCGCAACCGCCGCCGGCTTCCCTCGCCTCATCGGTCTCGACATGGGTGGCACCTCCACCGACGTCTTCCTCATCGACACCACGCAAGGCCCACTGCAGCTTCGCAGCGAATCTCAGATCAGCGGCCTCCCCGTCAGCGTCCCCATGCTCGACGTTCACACCGTCGGCGCGGGTGGAGGCTCGCTCGCCCGGTTCGACTCCGGCGGCCTTCTCCGCGTCGGCCCCGAATCGGCCGGCTCCGACCCCGCACCCATCTGCTTCGGAAACGGTGAAAAACCCACCGTAACCGATGCAAATTTGATCCTTGGACGCCTCGACGACCAGCGCTTCGTGGATGGCACCGTCGCCCTGAATATCGATCGTGCCCGCGAGGCCTTCTCGCAACACAAAGGTCTTCTCTCCAGCGTCGAGGAGTTCGCGGAGGGCATTCTTCGCGTCGTCGAATCGAACATGGAACGCGCCATCCGCTTCGTCTCCATCGAGCGCGGGCACGATCCGCGCGACTTCGCTCTGCTCGCGTTCGGCGGTGGCGGACCGCTCCACGCCTGCGCTCTCGCCCGCTCGCTCCGCATCTCGAGGGTGATCGTCCCCGCCATCCCGGGAGCGCTCTCCGCGATGGGCATCCTGCTCGCCGATACCACCCGCGAACTCTCACGCACCGTCATGCTTCCCGGCTCCATGCTCCACGAACTCAATCGACACTTCGAAACCCTGCAAGCAGATATTCCCGCAGAGTTCTCTTCAGAAGACTCGCTGAGTCTCGAGCGCAGCCTTGATCTGCGCTACAAGGGCCAGGGCTACGAACTTAACGTGCCCTGCACCGCCGATGCAGCAGAAGCATTCCACGCGCTGCATCAACGCCACTTTGGGTTTTCAGACCGTAACCGCCAGATCGAAATCGTTAACCTGCGTCTGCGGCTTCGCATTCCTGCAGAACCATTCAGCTTTCGCGAAACGCCGCCGCGAAAAAGCGATGGCTCACAAGCTCTTCGCGGCACGAAACAGATCTACTTCAGCGGTGCATGGTTCGCCTCGGCAACCTATGATCGTGACCTGCTGCGGCCCGGCGATTCGATCTCCGGTCCCGCTCTCATCGGCGAGTACACTTCAACAACCGTGCTTCCGCCCGATTGCTCGCTCGAAGTGGACGGCTTCAGCAATCTGATCATTGCCATCCCGACTGGAGATACCCGATGA
- a CDS encoding hydantoinase B/oxoprolinase family protein produces MSAVDPIELAVFQNAMTSIAEEMGAALRRSAVSPNIKERRDYSCAIFDGKARVVAMGDHMPVHLGSMPMSVLAAVGAMQFSKGDIGILNDPYAGGTHLPDITMVMPVFANAHEPIFYVAARAHHSDVGGMFAGSMGPAREIFQEGIRIPPVHIVRHGETQNDVLQLILHNVRTPTEREGDLAAQIGACRIGEERLIHLSERYSSTHLAQLCEDLLDHSERLVRAELRLMSAGEYSAEDFLDDDGISADPVRIAVALRLHPDAESLELDFGGSSAQVSGSINAVRSITLSACLYVLRCLLPDGSPTTAGTLRPLTLKTSTGTVVDAQSPAAVAGGNVETSQRIVDTILRAFAQAAPDRIPAASAGTMSNLTIGGVDPRKHLPFTYYETIAGGMGGGPSGNGTSGVHTHMTNSLNTPIESLEFEYPLRVKQYSYRRSSGGNGRFRGGDGLIREFELLADSQLTLLSDRQRFAPYSLSGGCPGSSGAATAMTPGDSASTKLSAKSSQHLPRGTIVRIETPGGGGWGQPNS; encoded by the coding sequence ATGAGCGCAGTCGATCCGATCGAGCTTGCGGTCTTCCAGAACGCGATGACTTCCATCGCCGAAGAGATGGGTGCGGCTCTGCGGCGCTCCGCTGTTTCGCCCAACATCAAGGAGCGCCGTGATTACTCCTGCGCGATCTTCGATGGCAAAGCTCGCGTCGTCGCGATGGGCGACCACATGCCCGTCCACCTTGGCTCCATGCCAATGTCTGTACTCGCCGCTGTCGGCGCCATGCAGTTCAGCAAAGGCGATATCGGGATCCTGAACGATCCGTACGCCGGAGGAACCCACCTTCCCGACATCACCATGGTGATGCCGGTCTTCGCGAACGCGCACGAACCGATCTTCTATGTTGCCGCACGCGCGCACCACTCTGATGTCGGTGGCATGTTTGCTGGATCGATGGGACCGGCCCGCGAGATCTTCCAGGAAGGCATTCGCATCCCTCCTGTCCACATCGTGCGCCATGGCGAAACGCAGAATGACGTGCTTCAACTTATTCTGCACAACGTTCGCACCCCAACCGAGCGCGAGGGCGACCTCGCCGCGCAGATCGGCGCCTGTCGCATCGGTGAGGAGCGGCTGATTCATCTCAGCGAACGGTACAGCTCAACGCACCTCGCGCAACTATGCGAAGATCTGCTCGACCACTCCGAACGCCTGGTCCGAGCTGAGCTTCGATTGATGTCAGCGGGCGAGTACTCTGCCGAAGACTTCCTCGATGACGATGGCATTTCCGCCGATCCCGTCAGGATAGCGGTTGCGCTGCGGCTTCATCCCGACGCAGAAAGCTTAGAGCTGGACTTTGGCGGGAGCTCGGCACAGGTGAGCGGCAGCATCAACGCAGTGCGCTCGATCACGTTATCGGCTTGCCTGTATGTCCTCCGCTGTCTCCTGCCAGATGGCTCACCGACAACTGCAGGTACACTTCGCCCTCTCACTCTCAAAACATCTACCGGCACAGTCGTCGACGCACAGTCACCAGCCGCGGTCGCGGGCGGCAATGTCGAGACCTCACAACGTATCGTCGACACAATCCTGCGCGCCTTCGCACAAGCGGCCCCGGATCGCATTCCCGCTGCGAGTGCGGGAACCATGTCGAACCTGACGATTGGCGGCGTCGACCCGCGAAAACATCTGCCATTCACCTATTACGAGACGATCGCGGGTGGAATGGGAGGAGGCCCATCAGGCAATGGAACATCCGGCGTGCACACGCACATGACGAACTCGCTGAACACGCCGATTGAATCGCTGGAGTTCGAATATCCGCTGCGCGTGAAACAGTACAGCTACCGTCGTAGCTCGGGCGGAAATGGAAGGTTCCGCGGAGGAGACGGCCTGATACGCGAGTTCGAACTCCTCGCGGATTCGCAGCTCACTTTGCTTTCCGATAGGCAGAGGTTCGCGCCATACTCTCTGAGCGGAGGCTGCCCCGGTTCATCAGGAGCCGCAACTGCGATGACGCCAGGAGATTCTGCCTCGACGAAGCTTTCAGCAAAGTCAAGCCAGCATCTTCCTCGAGGCACGATCGTGCGCATCGAAACGCCAGGCGGCGGCGGATGGGGACAACCGAACAGCTAA
- a CDS encoding Gfo/Idh/MocA family oxidoreductase encodes MKKVNRRSFVKGSMMAAAAGFPTIVPARVLGQDAPSNRINIAAIGVGRISRVHDMPGVLQYTGVAGPRNNRIVAVCDLDANRVESGKQFVNDAYTKKLGKSYSSTLGYSDYRELLANKEIDAVLISTPDHQHAQLAVAATRAGKDVYLQKPSSLTISEGRTMVNDVNATGRILQIGSQQRSWKQFHRACELVRNGRIGEVQRVEIGLPGDPAGGNPAPMPVPTGFQYDHWLGSTPNVYYTVDRVMPQQGFDRPGWLRMEQFGAGMITGWGAHHIDTAHWGMDTELTGPIEVWGSAEFPTHGLWNVHGPFKTYGRYANGVEMTISGEFQNGIKWYGTKGWIFVQRDGMNSPTAKPGDPVPKVEVLQASDPKILTSVIGPNEIHLYTSDDQHGNWLDCIRSRKPPTAPPEIGHRACSTCLVHWIAMKTKRRLHWNPETERFVNDDGANAMLSRPRREGYELA; translated from the coding sequence ATGAAAAAGGTTAATCGTCGATCGTTCGTGAAGGGATCAATGATGGCCGCGGCGGCCGGTTTCCCGACGATCGTGCCCGCGCGCGTGCTGGGCCAGGATGCGCCGTCGAATCGTATCAACATCGCGGCGATTGGTGTGGGACGTATATCGCGAGTGCACGACATGCCCGGGGTGTTGCAGTACACCGGCGTTGCGGGACCGAGGAACAATCGCATCGTTGCTGTATGCGACCTTGATGCCAACCGTGTTGAATCCGGTAAACAGTTCGTGAACGACGCCTACACCAAAAAGTTGGGCAAGTCGTACAGCAGCACGCTCGGATACAGCGACTATCGTGAGCTGCTCGCGAACAAAGAGATTGATGCTGTGCTGATCTCCACGCCGGACCATCAGCATGCACAGCTTGCGGTGGCGGCAACGCGCGCAGGCAAAGATGTTTACCTGCAGAAGCCCTCGTCACTCACCATCAGCGAAGGGCGCACCATGGTGAATGATGTAAATGCGACCGGGCGTATCCTGCAGATTGGATCGCAGCAGAGAAGCTGGAAGCAATTTCATCGCGCGTGCGAGTTGGTGAGGAACGGACGCATCGGTGAAGTACAACGTGTCGAGATTGGACTGCCCGGAGATCCTGCGGGTGGGAACCCTGCGCCAATGCCAGTGCCGACAGGTTTTCAGTACGACCACTGGCTTGGCTCAACTCCCAATGTTTATTACACGGTCGATCGTGTGATGCCGCAGCAGGGATTCGATCGGCCGGGCTGGCTGCGCATGGAGCAGTTTGGCGCAGGCATGATCACGGGGTGGGGAGCGCACCACATCGACACAGCGCACTGGGGAATGGACACGGAACTGACTGGACCGATCGAGGTGTGGGGTTCGGCTGAGTTCCCGACGCACGGGCTGTGGAATGTTCATGGGCCGTTCAAGACCTACGGCCGATACGCGAACGGCGTCGAGATGACAATCTCGGGCGAGTTTCAGAATGGCATCAAGTGGTACGGCACGAAGGGATGGATCTTCGTGCAGCGCGATGGAATGAACTCGCCGACGGCCAAGCCGGGTGACCCCGTGCCGAAGGTTGAGGTGCTGCAGGCGAGCGATCCGAAAATTCTGACAAGCGTGATCGGGCCGAACGAGATTCATCTGTACACAAGTGACGATCAGCATGGTAACTGGCTTGATTGCATTCGCAGCCGCAAGCCACCGACCGCTCCGCCGGAGATCGGACATCGCGCTTGCTCGACGTGTCTTGTGCACTGGATCGCGATGAAGACGAAGCGGCGTCTGCACTGGAATCCCGAGACGGAGCGCTTTGTGAACGATGATGGCGCGAACGCAATGCTGAGCCGGCCGCGCCGCGAAGGCTACGAACTGGCTTAG
- a CDS encoding Gfo/Idh/MocA family oxidoreductase: protein MHRGFDRRTFLAGVSAAGLGCALPQEMLAGGYNGPIAHEIAQVDQQLATPKDKIRFAVAGMSHDHIYGMVGAIQRGGGELVLAQGTEPDKVAAFKKRFPDVKWAATEDEVIHDPSIQLVLSSKIASERAPLGVRVMRAGKDFLSDKPGITTLEQLAEVRRTIAETKRIYAIMYSERLEVKGAVKAGDLVQAGAIGRVIQTINIAPHQIHQGAGDSGGGEGRPDWFWNDAQYGGILCDIGSHQIDQFLYYTRSSEAEVVASQIANVAHQDHPHFQDFGDMMLRGNRGFGYVRLDWFTPKGLGTWGDGRLFILGTEGYIEVRKYTNVAVSKQGNNLFIVDAKQARYIDCNNVTLPFGPQFVSDVVNRTHTAQDQTQCLLAAELSIKAQKNAKFVKLEA from the coding sequence ATGCACAGAGGCTTTGATCGCAGAACCTTTCTAGCTGGTGTCAGCGCGGCAGGACTCGGCTGCGCGCTTCCGCAGGAGATGCTCGCCGGCGGGTACAACGGGCCGATCGCGCACGAGATTGCGCAGGTTGATCAGCAACTCGCCACGCCGAAAGACAAGATCCGTTTTGCTGTTGCCGGCATGAGTCACGACCACATCTACGGTATGGTCGGCGCGATTCAGCGGGGCGGCGGCGAACTGGTGTTGGCGCAGGGAACTGAGCCCGACAAAGTGGCAGCATTCAAGAAGCGCTTCCCCGATGTGAAGTGGGCCGCGACCGAAGACGAGGTGATTCACGATCCCTCGATTCAACTCGTCTTGAGCTCGAAGATCGCAAGCGAACGTGCGCCGCTCGGCGTTCGCGTGATGCGCGCGGGCAAGGACTTCCTCTCCGACAAGCCGGGCATCACCACGCTGGAGCAGCTTGCTGAAGTGCGCCGGACAATCGCCGAGACCAAGCGCATCTACGCCATCATGTATAGCGAGCGGCTCGAGGTGAAGGGAGCGGTCAAGGCTGGAGATCTCGTGCAGGCTGGTGCGATCGGCCGCGTGATCCAGACGATCAACATTGCGCCGCACCAGATTCATCAGGGAGCAGGCGATAGCGGAGGCGGTGAAGGCCGGCCGGACTGGTTCTGGAATGATGCGCAGTATGGCGGCATTCTCTGCGACATCGGATCACACCAGATCGATCAGTTTCTGTATTACACGCGCTCCAGCGAAGCGGAGGTAGTTGCCTCGCAGATTGCGAACGTCGCGCATCAGGATCACCCGCACTTTCAGGACTTCGGCGACATGATGCTGCGCGGCAATCGCGGATTCGGTTATGTCCGGCTCGACTGGTTCACGCCGAAGGGGCTCGGCACATGGGGCGACGGACGCCTGTTCATCCTCGGCACTGAGGGCTACATCGAGGTGCGCAAGTACACGAACGTTGCGGTCAGCAAACAGGGCAACAATCTTTTCATCGTCGACGCCAAACAGGCACGCTACATCGACTGCAATAACGTGACCTTGCCGTTTGGTCCGCAGTTTGTGTCGGATGTTGTGAATCGTACGCACACCGCGCAGGATCAGACGCAGTGTCTGCTCGCGGCAGAGCTGTCGATCAAGGCGCAGAAGAATGCGAAGTTTGTGAAACTCGAAGCCTGA
- the pyrB gene encoding aspartate carbamoyltransferase, whose protein sequence is MSRLRHVVRAEQLVDPVLLDELFNSASTLERDDKARKLELPLRGRILATMFYEPSTRTRFSFEAAMQKLGGGVLTAENALDNSSASKGETIADTVRVVSGYADAIVLRHPQVGAAEAAAQASPVPIINAGDGAGEHPTQALIDVYTIRKELGRLEGLNIALVGDLKNGRTIHSLLPFLRHAPGISLTLISPPQLRLPGKYVRMLQEADTRFAETTRLARVQPADVVYVTRVQRERFASEAEYDAVKDSYRIDLHVADSLKARSIILHALPRTTEISPEVDQDARAAYFRQARNGLYVRMALLKYLMS, encoded by the coding sequence ATGAGCAGGCTGCGACACGTCGTTCGTGCCGAGCAACTGGTTGATCCAGTGCTGCTCGACGAGTTATTCAACTCCGCCAGCACATTGGAGCGTGATGACAAGGCACGCAAGTTAGAACTTCCGCTGCGCGGCCGCATTCTGGCGACTATGTTTTATGAGCCGAGCACGCGCACACGATTCTCCTTCGAAGCCGCGATGCAAAAGCTGGGCGGTGGCGTTCTCACAGCCGAAAATGCACTCGATAACTCTTCAGCCTCAAAAGGCGAAACGATCGCGGACACCGTGCGTGTGGTGAGTGGATATGCGGACGCGATCGTTCTGAGGCATCCGCAGGTTGGAGCGGCAGAAGCGGCCGCTCAGGCTTCACCAGTCCCGATCATCAATGCTGGAGACGGCGCCGGCGAGCATCCCACGCAGGCGCTGATCGACGTCTACACGATTCGCAAGGAGCTGGGCCGGCTCGAGGGATTGAATATCGCACTCGTAGGAGACCTGAAGAATGGTCGCACGATTCACTCGCTGCTCCCGTTTCTCCGGCACGCTCCCGGAATCTCGCTGACGCTCATCTCACCGCCACAACTCCGCTTGCCCGGCAAGTACGTACGCATGCTGCAGGAGGCCGACACGCGGTTTGCAGAGACCACGCGCCTCGCGCGCGTTCAGCCCGCCGATGTCGTGTACGTCACGCGAGTGCAGCGCGAACGCTTCGCTTCAGAAGCTGAGTACGATGCTGTGAAGGACTCCTACCGTATTGATCTGCACGTAGCCGATTCTCTGAAAGCGCGCTCGATCATCCTTCACGCTCTGCCGCGCACCACTGAGATCTCGCCTGAGGTTGATCAGGACGCCCGAGCAGCGTACTTCCGCCAGGCTAGAAACGGACTTTACGTGCGGATGGCGTTGCTGAAGTATCTGATGAGCTAG
- a CDS encoding amidohydrolase family protein → MLRVEGRIANEDREFDGAIEIDPGTGLITHVGAVEGRSDVKTDGCIIFAGFGDLHVHAREDVSGRELYKEDFTTAAAAAIHGGVTHFADMPNNPIAPIDDASYAAKEKLTQGTAVHITLYGGIGPGTRPLARAVPYKAFMGPSVGELFFSSPEQLEETIARYRGCNVSFHCEDPLILNASRGAATHEQRRPAEAEISATQFALQLIERYGLEGKLCHFSTGEGLKDLIAAKASGVRVTCEVTPHHLFFDDTMLNEQNRLWLQMNPPLRGREDRLAMIEALRTGAIDYLATDHAPHSLEEKRKGTSGVPHLDTYGAFTTWLMMEHGFTPLQIARVCAANPGRFVQPYLPHGYSKGFGRVEAGYVGSLTVLDLKTPYSVTRDSLKTKCGWSPFEGVTFPGSVRHTVVRGRVYTQDGAGR, encoded by the coding sequence ATGCTGCGCGTTGAAGGCCGCATTGCAAATGAGGATCGGGAGTTCGACGGCGCAATCGAGATCGACCCAGGTACTGGCCTCATCACACACGTGGGCGCAGTCGAAGGGCGCAGTGATGTGAAGACCGATGGCTGCATCATCTTCGCGGGCTTTGGCGACCTTCATGTGCACGCACGCGAAGACGTGAGCGGGCGCGAATTGTACAAGGAAGACTTCACTACTGCGGCGGCTGCAGCGATTCATGGTGGCGTGACGCACTTCGCCGATATGCCCAACAATCCCATCGCGCCGATCGACGACGCCAGCTACGCGGCCAAAGAAAAGCTGACACAAGGTACCGCGGTTCATATCACGCTGTACGGCGGCATTGGGCCGGGCACGCGCCCACTCGCCCGTGCGGTTCCATACAAGGCATTCATGGGCCCGTCCGTCGGCGAGCTGTTCTTCTCTTCGCCGGAGCAATTGGAGGAAACGATCGCACGCTATCGAGGGTGCAACGTGAGCTTCCACTGCGAGGATCCGCTGATTCTGAATGCGAGCCGCGGAGCAGCGACGCACGAGCAGCGCCGGCCTGCAGAGGCGGAGATCTCAGCGACACAGTTTGCGCTGCAACTGATCGAGCGATATGGCCTCGAAGGAAAGCTCTGCCACTTTTCTACGGGCGAGGGCCTGAAAGACCTGATCGCCGCAAAGGCAAGCGGCGTGCGCGTAACCTGTGAAGTCACGCCGCATCATCTGTTCTTCGACGACACGATGCTCAACGAGCAGAATCGCCTCTGGCTGCAGATGAATCCGCCGCTGCGCGGACGCGAAGACCGTCTGGCGATGATCGAAGCTCTGCGCACCGGAGCTATCGACTATCTCGCTACCGATCACGCGCCGCACTCGCTCGAAGAGAAGCGCAAGGGCACCAGTGGGGTTCCGCATCTGGATACGTACGGCGCGTTCACGACATGGCTGATGATGGAGCACGGCTTCACGCCGCTGCAGATTGCGCGCGTGTGCGCGGCAAACCCCGGACGATTCGTGCAGCCTTATTTGCCGCACGGTTATTCAAAGGGATTCGGCCGTGTTGAAGCAGGATATGTCGGCTCTTTGACCGTGCTGGATCTCAAAACACCGTATTCAGTCACACGCGATTCGTTGAAGACGAAGTGTGGCTGGTCGCCCTTTGAAGGCGTAACGTTCCCCGGGAGCGTTCGCCATACGGTCGTGCGCGGGCGCGTGTACACGCAGGATGGAGCTGGGCGATGA
- the pyrF gene encoding orotidine-5'-phosphate decarboxylase, with protein MNAIAEKLARRIQSVESLLCVGLDPDFEKLPQRFREQPDAQERFGKWIVDQTAEFAAAIKLNTAFYEARGAQGIAAMERTIEYARAQHPELVTICDAKRADIGNTNKGYAEAIFDRMGFDAVTLHPYLGREALEPFLSRRDKMCVVLCRTSNPGAGEFQDLDVNGKPLWLAVAQRISSAWDIDGNCALVVGATYPEEMRAIRAAAPDMTFLVPGIGAQGGDVRAVIETGLDTRGAGLLLAASRSILFSDDPAAAARGHRDEIRDAVKRAREGVHAAR; from the coding sequence TTGAACGCGATCGCCGAGAAACTGGCGCGACGGATCCAAAGCGTGGAGTCGCTACTGTGCGTTGGACTTGATCCTGACTTTGAAAAGCTGCCGCAGCGATTTCGCGAGCAGCCAGATGCGCAGGAGAGATTCGGCAAGTGGATCGTGGACCAGACCGCCGAATTTGCGGCCGCAATCAAGTTGAACACTGCGTTTTACGAGGCGCGCGGCGCGCAGGGAATTGCTGCGATGGAGCGCACGATTGAGTATGCGCGCGCACAGCACCCGGAACTGGTCACGATCTGCGATGCAAAGCGTGCGGACATAGGCAACACGAACAAAGGTTATGCGGAGGCCATCTTCGACCGCATGGGCTTCGATGCGGTAACCCTGCATCCGTATCTCGGGCGCGAGGCGCTGGAGCCATTTCTGAGCCGGCGCGACAAGATGTGCGTCGTACTCTGTCGAACTTCGAATCCCGGCGCGGGTGAGTTTCAGGATTTGGATGTGAATGGAAAGCCGCTGTGGCTTGCAGTCGCGCAGCGCATCAGTTCTGCATGGGACATCGATGGTAACTGCGCACTTGTGGTTGGCGCGACATACCCGGAGGAAATGCGAGCGATTCGAGCGGCCGCGCCTGACATGACATTTCTTGTTCCGGGAATTGGAGCGCAGGGTGGCGACGTGCGGGCAGTCATCGAGACTGGGCTCGACACGCGCGGTGCAGGTTTGTTGCTGGCGGCTTCGAGATCGATTCTCTTCAGCGACGATCCGGCGGCAGCTGCTCGCGGGCATCGTGATGAGATTCGCGACGCTGTAAAACGGGCCAGGGAGGGTGTGCATGCTGCGCGTTGA